Below is a window of Desulfurellaceae bacterium DNA.
ACGCGCTCCTCGGCGTGTTCCCGAATCGCGCAGGTGTTGAGCAGGATCACATCGGCTTCGTCGGCCCGTCGGGTCGGCTCATAGCCGTGCGGTTTGAGCAGCCCGACGAGCAGTTCGGTGTCGGCGATATTCATCTGACAGCCGTAGGTTTCAATGTAGACCTTGCGCACGTCCATTGCGATTTTTGTAGCGAGTCCAGCCAGGCAGGGCAAGGGCTTCGTTGCGGCCCGGGGGGCGGGATGGTAGGTTGCGCCTAACCCACAGGAGAAGATGGCTCATGTCTCAGCCACAACGGATTGTCTCTTTGCTGCCGAGCAGTACCGAAATGGTGTGCGCCCTTGGCATGGGTGAACGTCTGGTCGGCGTGTCGCACGAGTGCGACTACCCGGCCGAGGTGGTCGGTCTGCCGATCCTGACCGAACCCAAGCTCGACCCGTCCGGGACGAGCCGGGCGATTGACGACCGCGTCCGCCAGCTGGTCCAGGACGGCCTGAGCGTCTATCGGCTGAAAACCGACCTCCTGCGCGATCTTAAACCCGACCTGATTGTCACCCAGGACCAGTGTGAGGTGTGCGCCGTATCGGTGTCCGAGGTGGAGCGGGCGGTGCAGTCTCTACTGGCCTCGGATGTCGGCCTGGTGTCGCTGAGCCCGCAGCGCCTGGGGGATATCTGGTACGATATGCAGGGCTTGGCCCAGGCTCTGGGTCAAGACGAGCAGGCCGAGGACCTCCTGCGTGGGCTCAAGAAACGGGTCTGGAAGGTCGAGCAGCGTACCCGCCATCTCGAACGCCCGCGGGTGGCGTGTCTGGAGTGGCTGGACCCGCTGATGGCCTCTGCGAACTGGGTGCCCGAGATGGTCGAGATTGCCGGCGGCACCTACGACCTGGCCGCAGCCGGGGATCACAGCCCGACGCTGAGCTGGGACCGCCTGCTTGAGGCGCAGCCGGAGGTGGTCGTCATCATGCCGTGCGGCTTTCCGATTGCCCAGTCGCAAGCCGAGCTGCCGACCCTGATCGCTCATCCCGACTGGCAACGGCTGCCCGCAGTGCAGGCCGGCCGGGTGTATATTGCCGACGGCAACGCCTATCTCAACCGGCCGGGCCCGCGCATTGTCGAGAGTATCGAGTTGCTGGCCGAGATGCTTCATCCCGAAGCATGTGCCGGGCTGGCGCCCGAGGGCTCGTATATCCCGGCTGCGTAGGGACGGGCCGCCATCTCACCAACCGAACGGATATTCCCCGGACATATGTAGGGGCGGGCGCCCGTGCCCGCCCGGCGGGGTGGCGTGATATGGGCGGATGGCGGTGAGGCAACCACAGGGGGTTGCATCGACTGGGCAACCACAGGGGGATTTAACGATCAGGGCAACCACAGAGGGTTGCCCCTACATGTCTTCGCCCGGGTTGATGAGCTGCATGTTGCCGTCCCGGAACTCCTGACCGCGTTCTTTGACCAGGCCGGGATAGGCATGGTAGAACTGCCCGCCGAGCCGTAGAAACGACTCCACCTCGGTCTCTTCCAGGTCCAGCGCCTCAATCGCCTCGGCCGCTTCGTGTTGGCTTGCGGCGGCCAGCAGCGCGTCATAGATGCGCCGACAATCGGCGATCTGAAAATCGTCCCGCTCGGGCAGCGCCTCACGATCCTGAAGACTGCGGGGGTGGTATTCCAGCAAATAGCGCAGGGCTTTGAGTTCATGCCGCTGCTGATCGAGTTTTTTAATCACGACGGCCACGGGGGTTCCTCCACAGGGTTGCGAGAGTGTCGGCTGAGACTATAGGATGAGGGCGCTCTTCGGGTCTGATTCCAGGCGTTCAACCAACAGGATACTGCTATGGCGGTTCACGAACATAAAAACAAGGCCCAGCGTACGGCCCGCTGCGCGGTCATCACCCTCAGCGATACCCGCGACGAAACCACCGACAAGAGCGGTCAACGCATCAAGGCGCTGTTGGCCGAGCACGAGCAGCCGGTGGTCTCCTACCAGATTCTGAAAGACGAGCCGGACCAGATCACGGCTGCGGTCCAAGCCCT
It encodes the following:
- a CDS encoding cobalamin-binding protein, whose product is MSQPQRIVSLLPSSTEMVCALGMGERLVGVSHECDYPAEVVGLPILTEPKLDPSGTSRAIDDRVRQLVQDGLSVYRLKTDLLRDLKPDLIVTQDQCEVCAVSVSEVERAVQSLLASDVGLVSLSPQRLGDIWYDMQGLAQALGQDEQAEDLLRGLKKRVWKVEQRTRHLERPRVACLEWLDPLMASANWVPEMVEIAGGTYDLAAAGDHSPTLSWDRLLEAQPEVVVIMPCGFPIAQSQAELPTLIAHPDWQRLPAVQAGRVYIADGNAYLNRPGPRIVESIELLAEMLHPEACAGLAPEGSYIPAA